Proteins from one Rosa chinensis cultivar Old Blush chromosome 7, RchiOBHm-V2, whole genome shotgun sequence genomic window:
- the LOC112180900 gene encoding 60S ribosomal protein L24 — protein sequence MVLKTELCRFSGAKIYPGRGIRFIRSDSQVFLFVNSKCKRYFHNRLKPSKITWTAMFRKQHKKDSAQESVKKKRRATKKPYSRSIVGATLEVIQKRRTEKPEVRDAAREAALREIKERIKKTKDEKKAKKAEITAKSSKPTKGSLSKAAAPKGPKLGGGGGKR from the exons atGGTTCTCAAGACTGAGCTTTGCCGCTTCAGTGGCGCCAAGATCTACCCTGGTAGAGGCATCAGATTCATCCGCTCCGATTCTCAG GTTTTCCTGTTCGTGAATtccaagtgcaagaggtacttCCACAACCGCCTCAAGCCGTCCAAGATCACATGGACTGCCATGTTCAGGAAGCAGCACAAGAAG GACTCTGCTCAAGAATCTGTGAAGAAGAAGCGCCGTGCCACCAAGAAGCCTTACTCAAGGTCCATTGTTGGTGCCACTTTGGAGGTCATCCAGAAGAGGAGGACCGAGAAGCCTGAGGTCCGTGACGCTGCTCGCGAGGCCGCTCTCCG TGAGATTaaggagagaatcaagaagACCAAGGATGAGAAGAAGGCAAAGAAAGCAGAAATCACAGCCAAGTCAAGCAAGCCTACCAAGGGTAGTCTGTCCAAGGCTGCAGCCCCCAAGGGCCCCAAGCTTGGTGGTGGAGGTGGAAAGCGATGA
- the LOC112176132 gene encoding replication factor C subunit 2 translates to MSSSSSSSASAYDMPWVEKYRPNKVGDIVGNEDAVSRLQVIARDGNMPNLILAGPPGTGKTTSILALAHELLGPNYREGVLELNASDDRGIDVVRNKIKMFAQKKVTLPPGRHKIVILDEADSMTSGAQQALRRTMEIYSNSTRFALACNTSSKIIEPIQSRCALVRFSRLSDQEILGRLMVVVQAEKVPYVPEGLEAIIFTADGDMRQALNNLQATNSGFRFVNQENVFKVCDQPHPLHVKNMVRNILEGKFDDACSGLKQLYDLGYSPTDIITTFFRIIKNYDMAEYLKLEFMKETGFAHMRICDGVGSYLQLCGLLAKLSLVRDTAKAT, encoded by the exons ATGTCGTCGTCTTCTTCGTCTTCCGCGTCGGCCTACGACATGCCATGGGTGGAGAAGTACAGGCCGAACAAGGTCGGCGACATCGTCGGCAACGAAGACGCCGTGTCGAGGCTCCAGGTCATCGCTCGCGACGGCAACATGCCCAATCTCATCTTAGCC GGTCCTCCTGGAACTGGTAAGACCACTAGTATACTTGCTCTTGCACATGAGCTTTTGGGACCAAATTATAGGGAGGGTGTTTTAGAGCTGAATGCATCTGATGACAG GGGAATAGATGTGGTGAGGAACAAGATTAAAATGTTTGCTCAAAAGAAAGTAACACTTCCTCCTGGGCGCCATAAAATTGTCATCTTGGATGAAGCTGACAG CATGACATCTGGAGCGCAACAAGCTTTGAGGCGGACAATGGAAATATATTCAAATTCCACGCGGTTCGCTCTTGCATGCAATACTTCCTCCAAAATCATTGAGCCTATTCAGAGTAGATGTGCCCTAGTCCGATTTTCTAGATTATCCGATCAGGAGATACTTGGTCGTCTAATGGTTGTGGTCCAAGCTGAAAAG GTTCCCTATGTTCCAGAAGGTCTGGAAGCCATCATTTTTACTGCTGATGGTGATATGAGGCAGGCATTGAATAACTTGCAAGCTACAAACAGTGGATTCCGGTTTGTCAACCAAGAAAATGTTTTCAAG GTCTGTGACCAGCCTCATCCATTGCATGTAAAGAATATGGTTCGTAACATTCTTGAAGGAAAATTTGACGACGCTTGTTCGGGTCTCAAGCAGCTCTATGATTTGGGCTATTCACCCACTGACATAATCACAACTTTTTTCCGTATCATTAAAAATTATGATATGGCTGAGTATTTGAAACTGGAATTCATGAAG GAAACTGGGTTTGCTCACATGAGAATCTGCGATGGAGTTGGCTCATATCTTCAGCTGTGTGGTCTTCTGGCTAAGCTTTCCCTAGTTCGTGACACAGCCAAAGCGACATAA